In Myxococcales bacterium, a genomic segment contains:
- a CDS encoding DUF4234 domain-containing protein: MNPGNPYNPYAPPMAGPGGFPGGPMMPGLPPLVPGAIKERNSGVVVVLSLVTCGVYALYWLFKTSEELKAATNDAQINPAIDLVVSLLTCGLWGIAVTYRNAQKVHQTILPYHPQHKDQSQTIILLSVASLVVGVTWLVSVFLTQEELNMLARASNGQRL; the protein is encoded by the coding sequence ATGAACCCCGGCAATCCGTACAATCCCTATGCGCCTCCGATGGCCGGTCCCGGGGGCTTTCCCGGCGGACCGATGATGCCGGGGCTTCCGCCGCTCGTGCCCGGCGCCATCAAAGAGCGAAACAGCGGCGTTGTCGTCGTCCTCTCGCTCGTCACCTGCGGCGTCTACGCGCTCTATTGGCTTTTCAAGACGTCGGAGGAGCTGAAGGCCGCCACCAACGACGCGCAGATCAACCCCGCCATCGACCTCGTGGTGTCGCTCCTGACGTGCGGACTCTGGGGGATAGCGGTCACGTATCGCAACGCGCAGAAGGTCCACCAGACGATCTTGCCGTACCACCCGCAGCACAAGGATCAGTCGCAGACGATCATCTTGCTCTCGGTCGCCTCTCTGGTCGTGGGCGTCACATGGCTCGTGAGCGTGTTTCTGACGCAGGAGGAGCTCAACATGCTCGCGCGCGCGTCGAACGGGCAGCGGCTCTAG
- a CDS encoding superoxide dismutase, with product MPFSLPPLPYEKNALAPHISAETLEFHYGKHHQAYVTNLNKLTEGKPEADKSLEDVIMSSEGGVFNNAAQVWNHTFYWNSMKPGGGGAPTGDLLAAINRDFGSFDKFKEEFSNAAATQFGSGWAWLVLEKGKLAVTKTGNADLPMKHGQTALLTIDVWEHAYYVDFRNLRPKYIETFLSSLANWDFALANFKKG from the coding sequence ATGCCGTTTTCGCTTCCCCCGCTCCCCTACGAGAAGAACGCCCTCGCGCCGCACATCAGCGCCGAGACCCTCGAGTTCCACTACGGCAAGCACCATCAGGCGTACGTGACGAACCTCAACAAGCTGACGGAAGGAAAGCCCGAGGCTGACAAGTCGCTCGAGGACGTCATCATGTCGAGCGAAGGCGGCGTCTTCAACAACGCGGCCCAGGTGTGGAACCACACGTTCTACTGGAACTCGATGAAGCCGGGCGGCGGCGGCGCTCCGACGGGCGACCTCCTCGCGGCCATCAACCGTGACTTCGGCTCCTTCGACAAGTTCAAGGAGGAGTTCTCGAACGCTGCGGCGACGCAGTTCGGCTCCGGCTGGGCCTGGCTCGTCCTCGAGAAGGGCAAGCTCGCCGTCACCAAGACCGGCAACGCCGACCTCCCGATGAAGCACGGACAAACGGCCCTCCTCACCATCGACGTCTGGGAGCACGCCTACTACGTCGACTTCCGGAACCTCCGCCCCAAGTACATCGAGACCTTCCTCTCGAGCCTCGCCAACTGGGACTTCGCCCTCGCGAACTTCAAGAAGGGCTGA
- a CDS encoding PilZ domain-containing protein — protein MSSDDKRRAERVTINKEFESFDAFIQEYVTNISESGVFIKSTQPLPIGTRVNLRFTVIMEDIETIEGVGEVVRVEQDPPGMGVLFRELNGYSKDLIEKLLTKRPG, from the coding sequence ATGAGCAGCGACGACAAGCGCCGCGCCGAGCGCGTCACCATCAACAAAGAGTTCGAGTCGTTCGACGCCTTCATTCAGGAGTACGTCACGAACATCTCGGAGTCGGGGGTCTTCATCAAGTCGACGCAGCCGTTGCCCATCGGCACGCGCGTCAACCTCCGCTTCACGGTGATCATGGAAGACATCGAGACCATCGAAGGCGTCGGCGAGGTGGTCCGCGTCGAGCAGGATCCGCCGGGCATGGGGGTCTTGTTCCGTGAGCTCAACGGCTACTCGAAGGACCTCATCGAGAAGCTCCTGACGAAGCGCCCCGGCTAG